In Candidatus Methylomirabilis tolerans, a single genomic region encodes these proteins:
- a CDS encoding HigA family addiction module antidote protein, with amino-acid sequence MMKNRMRPIHPGEILREEYMVPLGISANGLARALGVTPARINDIVRQKRGITGDTALRLARYFGTDPQSWLNLQTAYDLRVTELASGDAIERQVRPREAA; translated from the coding sequence ATGATGAAGAACCGCATGCGGCCGATCCACCCAGGCGAGATTCTGCGCGAAGAGTATATGGTGCCGCTTGGGATCTCTGCCAATGGACTGGCGCGGGCGCTGGGTGTCACTCCTGCTCGTATCAACGATATCGTAAGGCAGAAGCGTGGGATCACGGGCGACACGGCCTTGCGTCTCGCGCGCTATTTCGGAACCGATCCACAGTCCTGGTTGAACCTGCAAACCGCATACGATTTGCGGGTGACAGAGCTGGCATCCGGTGACGCGATTGAGCGCCAGGTAAGGCCCCGCGAGGCAGCTTGA
- a CDS encoding exodeoxyribonuclease VII small subunit has translation MEEIRFEEALKQLEAIVSRLEIGDLPLEEALSIFEEGVRLTKLCSTRLSEAEQRVNILARNAESSTGRLEEQPFEEDEEET, from the coding sequence ATGGAGGAGATCCGATTTGAAGAGGCGCTCAAACAGCTCGAGGCGATTGTGTCCCGCCTCGAAATCGGAGACCTCCCTCTTGAGGAGGCGCTGTCGATTTTTGAAGAAGGCGTTCGGCTGACTAAACTGTGTTCGACTCGGCTGAGCGAAGCAGAGCAGCGTGTGAATATCCTGGCACGTAACGCGGAATCCTCCACCGGTAGACTTGAAGAACAGCCGTTTGAAGAGGATGAAGAAGAGACATAA
- the xseA gene encoding exodeoxyribonuclease VII large subunit translates to MATIPLPKIYTISDLTAEIRATLEGSFAGIWVTGEMSNFHQHSSGHMYFSLKDETSQIRAVMFRTANRQLKFQPKDGLALLVYGELSVYERRGEYQIVAEYMEPKGLGALQLAFEQLKERLQAEGLFDDARKRPIPMLPRRIGVVTSPTGAAVRDILHVLRRRFAGVDVLIYPVAVQGDQAAPEIVEALGELNRRGGLDVVIVARGGGSVEDLQAFNEEMVARAIAASRIPVISAVGHEIDYTIADFVADLRAPTPSAAAELVIARQDELMQRLDDLGSRMAGIMRSRLHGLRVRIGGLDRHLRLLNPIERIRAQRRCLTDRWQNLTALADRRLTALRSRLQTTAGKLDALSPLAILHRGYSICLRLPGHEIIKDGSAVKTGDVIEVRLHRGRLRCDVREVQAEGG, encoded by the coding sequence ATGGCCACTATCCCGCTGCCGAAAATCTATACGATCAGCGATCTGACTGCTGAGATTCGCGCGACCCTTGAGGGCTCGTTTGCCGGAATTTGGGTAACGGGAGAGATGTCGAATTTTCATCAGCACTCATCCGGGCATATGTATTTCAGTCTCAAGGATGAGACGAGTCAGATCCGGGCGGTCATGTTTCGGACGGCCAACCGGCAGCTCAAGTTCCAGCCAAAGGACGGGCTGGCGTTGTTGGTGTACGGCGAACTCAGCGTGTACGAGCGCCGTGGTGAATATCAGATTGTTGCGGAGTACATGGAACCGAAGGGCCTGGGGGCCTTGCAACTGGCGTTTGAACAGCTTAAGGAGAGGCTGCAGGCGGAAGGGCTGTTTGATGATGCTAGAAAACGGCCGATCCCGATGTTACCGAGGCGAATCGGGGTCGTGACGTCACCAACAGGGGCCGCCGTTCGCGATATCCTTCATGTGCTCCGACGACGTTTTGCCGGCGTCGATGTGCTGATCTATCCCGTGGCGGTTCAGGGTGATCAGGCAGCCCCGGAGATCGTCGAGGCGCTCGGCGAATTGAATCGGCGGGGGGGATTAGACGTCGTCATTGTCGCCAGGGGGGGTGGCTCGGTTGAGGACCTGCAGGCCTTTAACGAGGAGATGGTCGCCAGAGCGATTGCGGCCTCCAGGATCCCGGTCATCTCGGCCGTCGGGCATGAGATCGATTACACCATCGCCGATTTCGTAGCCGACCTTCGCGCCCCGACACCGTCTGCGGCTGCAGAGTTGGTCATTGCCAGGCAGGACGAGCTCATGCAGCGGCTTGACGATCTGGGGTCACGGATGGCCGGCATCATGCGATCGAGGCTGCACGGTTTGAGGGTTCGGATCGGCGGGCTGGATCGGCACCTGCGACTGCTCAATCCGATCGAGCGGATTCGGGCGCAGCGGCGTTGCTTGACGGATCGCTGGCAGAATCTGACGGCTCTCGCCGATCGACGGTTAACGGCTCTCCGCAGTAGATTGCAGACAACCGCAGGCAAGCTGGATGCGTTGAGCCCGCTGGCGATCCTCCATCGAGGTTATAGTATTTGCCTGCGGCTTCCCGGCCATGAGATTATAAAAGACGGCTCAGCGGTGAAGACGGGCGATGTGATTGAGGTACGTCTCCATCGCGGCCGGTTGCGCTGTGATGTCCGCGAGGTCCAGGCCGAAGGAGGGTAG
- a CDS encoding type II toxin-antitoxin system RelE/ParE family toxin has translation MIKTFRNRDTQALFKGRCPRRWQAIRQAAERKLAQLHAAATLDFLRSPPGNRLEALKGDRMGGWSIRINDQWRVCFRWAEGDVCDVEIVDYH, from the coding sequence ATGATCAAGACCTTCCGCAATCGCGACACGCAGGCGTTGTTCAAAGGTCGTTGCCCGCGCCGCTGGCAGGCCATCCGGCAAGCGGCGGAGCGCAAGCTCGCCCAATTGCATGCCGCGGCCACGCTGGACTTTCTACGCTCGCCGCCAGGCAATCGGCTGGAGGCCTTGAAAGGCGACCGCATGGGCGGGTGGAGCATTCGCATCAACGATCAGTGGCGAGTATGCTTTCGCTGGGCTGAAGGAGATGTGTGTGATGTCGAGATCGTGGACTATCACTGA
- a CDS encoding polyprenyl synthetase family protein has translation MFKGSAVTAEELKQYLEERRLLIDEALDRYLPGTGDSPKEIHEAVRYSVFAGGKRLRPILILAAAEAAGGQVEQALAAAAAIELIHTYSLIHDDLPAMDDDDYRRGRLTCHKVYGEAMAILAGDALLTQAFILLSTAIPPCPPLVKGEWGDLEGVPGPEARLTVIQEIAQAAGSKGMVGGQVVDMLHEDREVDLPTLTYLHEHKTGALIRVCLRVGGILASAGSEQMEALTRYGERIGLAFQIVDDILDLEGSLEALGKRAGSDLRKKKATFPALLGIEESRRWAHRLVSEAKQTVAVFGDRGVALQAIAEFVVMRRG, from the coding sequence ATGTTCAAAGGAAGTGCAGTGACGGCGGAAGAGTTGAAGCAGTACCTGGAGGAGCGGCGGCTGCTGATTGATGAGGCGCTGGACAGGTATCTTCCCGGGACCGGCGACTCCCCGAAGGAGATCCACGAGGCGGTCCGTTACAGTGTCTTTGCAGGGGGCAAGCGACTGCGACCAATCCTGATCCTGGCGGCGGCAGAGGCCGCAGGCGGACAGGTGGAGCAGGCGCTTGCAGCGGCGGCCGCCATCGAGCTGATTCATACCTATTCCCTGATTCACGACGACCTGCCGGCCATGGACGATGACGACTATCGCCGTGGGCGACTGACCTGCCACAAGGTCTACGGCGAGGCGATGGCCATCCTGGCGGGCGATGCGCTGCTGACGCAGGCATTCATCCTGCTGTCGACGGCAATCCCCCCGTGCCCCCCTTTGGTAAAGGGGGAGTGGGGGGATTTGGAGGGGGTGCCTGGTCCTGAGGCTCGGCTTACAGTCATCCAGGAGATTGCCCAGGCCGCGGGCAGCAAAGGGATGGTCGGCGGTCAGGTTGTGGACATGCTGCATGAGGATCGGGAGGTCGATCTGCCGACACTCACGTATCTGCACGAGCACAAGACCGGCGCCTTGATCCGGGTGTGCCTGCGTGTGGGAGGTATCCTTGCGTCAGCCGGATCGGAGCAGATGGAGGCCCTTACCCGCTATGGCGAGCGGATCGGGCTCGCCTTTCAGATCGTAGACGATATCCTGGATCTGGAGGGGAGTCTGGAGGCCCTGGGGAAGCGGGCTGGGAGCGATCTCCGCAAGAAGAAGGCCACCTTCCCGGCCCTACTCGGGATCGAGGAGTCGCGACGATGGGCCCATCGATTAGTATCGGAGGCGAAGCAGACCGTGGCCGTCTTTGGTGACCGCGGGGTGGCGCTGCAGGCGATTGCTGAGTTCGTTGTCATGCGCCGGGGGTAA
- a CDS encoding NAD(+)/NADH kinase, translating into MKRIGIIAKFHKPEAKTILTELVPWLTARGVEAVLDEETAKLAGIAGGQPKPDLPGLVDLLLVLGGDGTLLSVARLIGTRDVPILGVNLGGLGFLTEVTLEEIYSTLDAVLQGSYEVTHRILLTATVHRQGERIAEYVALNDAVINKGVLARMIELETYIDGQYVTTFRADGLILSTPTGSTAYCLAAGGPIVYPTLRALVVTPICPHTLTLRPIVIPDAAKIEIVQSSTDENTCLTMDGQVGFTLRHRDVIKVGRSDHTITLLKAPGKDYFQILRTKLKWGER; encoded by the coding sequence ATGAAACGGATCGGCATTATCGCCAAGTTTCATAAGCCTGAGGCCAAGACTATCCTGACAGAGCTGGTTCCGTGGCTCACGGCCAGGGGTGTGGAAGCGGTTCTGGATGAAGAGACCGCCAAGTTGGCCGGGATCGCCGGTGGTCAGCCGAAGCCTGATCTGCCAGGGCTTGTGGATCTCCTCCTGGTTCTTGGGGGGGACGGGACGCTTTTGTCCGTGGCGCGCCTGATCGGAACGCGGGACGTACCGATCCTTGGCGTGAACCTCGGCGGTCTTGGATTTTTGACCGAGGTGACCCTTGAGGAGATCTATTCAACCCTGGATGCGGTCTTACAGGGAAGCTACGAAGTCACCCACCGGATTCTGCTGACCGCGACGGTCCACCGGCAGGGAGAGCGGATCGCGGAGTATGTCGCACTGAACGACGCAGTCATCAATAAAGGCGTTCTGGCCCGGATGATCGAGCTGGAGACCTACATCGACGGACAATATGTCACGACCTTCCGCGCCGACGGCCTGATCCTTTCCACCCCGACCGGCTCCACCGCCTATTGCCTGGCGGCCGGCGGTCCGATCGTCTACCCGACGCTTCGCGCGCTTGTCGTCACTCCGATCTGTCCCCATACACTCACCCTCCGTCCTATTGTGATCCCGGATGCCGCAAAGATAGAGATCGTCCAGAGCTCGACGGACGAAAACACCTGCCTGACCATGGACGGCCAGGTTGGGTTTACCCTTCGCCATCGCGACGTGATCAAGGTCGGTCGCTCGGACCATACCATCACGCTGCTCAAAGCGCCCGGGAAAGACTACTTCCAGATCCTTCGTACAAAGCTGAAATGGGGCGAGCGGTAA
- a CDS encoding TlyA family RNA methyltransferase — MIEGLVQVAPSVVDCPANRRAKRVRLDLAVQAQGLTASRERARALILAGQVLVDDRVADKAGTLVAEDAQIALKAPEHPYVGRGGVKLHGAIEKFAIPVIGRVCLDLGASTGGFTDCLLRHGAARVYAVDVGRGQLDVKLRTDPRVTVMERTHVLTLTSADFPDRPDLATVDLSFISLATILPVLPPLLTDSGEILALIKPQFEVGKGHVGKGGVVRDPGAHRQVIMKVGKRASELGFKILGAVPSCLLGPKGNREFFIYASRTGTGMTPEEAAEQAVGACQGAHTPCAPHPTP, encoded by the coding sequence ATGATCGAAGGATTGGTTCAGGTGGCCCCATCTGTCGTTGACTGCCCCGCAAACAGAAGGGCCAAGCGGGTCCGGCTGGATCTTGCCGTGCAGGCGCAAGGTCTGACGGCAAGCCGCGAGCGAGCCAGGGCGCTAATTCTGGCCGGCCAGGTGCTGGTTGATGACCGCGTAGCGGACAAAGCGGGGACCCTGGTCGCGGAAGACGCGCAGATTGCGCTTAAGGCCCCCGAACATCCGTACGTGGGGCGCGGGGGCGTCAAGCTTCATGGCGCCATAGAGAAGTTCGCTATCCCCGTCATCGGGCGCGTCTGCCTCGATCTGGGCGCATCAACAGGGGGGTTTACCGACTGCCTGCTTCGGCATGGCGCCGCCCGCGTCTATGCCGTTGATGTCGGGCGTGGACAGCTCGACGTGAAACTCAGGACCGATCCCAGGGTCACTGTCATGGAACGGACCCACGTACTGACGTTGACGTCGGCCGACTTTCCGGACCGGCCGGACCTTGCCACGGTGGATCTCTCATTTATCTCTCTTGCCACGATTCTTCCAGTCCTTCCCCCGCTTCTTACCGATTCCGGTGAAATCCTGGCGCTGATCAAGCCTCAGTTCGAGGTCGGCAAGGGGCATGTCGGAAAGGGTGGTGTGGTCCGTGACCCAGGGGCGCATCGGCAGGTCATTATGAAAGTCGGCAAACGCGCCTCCGAACTGGGGTTCAAGATTCTTGGCGCGGTTCCTTCCTGCCTGCTTGGGCCGAAGGGGAACCGCGAGTTTTTTATCTACGCGAGTAGGACCGGAACAGGCATGACTCCAGAAGAAGCGGCCGAACAGGCTGTGGGAGCCTGCCAGGGCGCTCATACACCCTGCGCCCCACACCCCACACCCTAA